The Methylomonas montana DNA window AAGTACTGCACCATTTCGAAGCAAGCCGGTTCTAATGGGTTGATACCCCTAAAGCAATAGCAATGCCAAGTTTCAAGGACGCTACCCAAACAATCGGATAAATAGGCCCATCCGCTGGTTTGATCTGTGCCGACCAGCTACTGATCGCTTTGGACATCAGTACCGCTCCAGGCCAATCGCCCTGGACTATTGTCGAAGCCGGGACTCACGAGTTAGTCGCACGCTTCACGGCATGGTTTTTGCGTTTGCATTTGTCCCATGCAAAGCCCGTTAGCAGCAACCCGATACCTCATTCAAAACATCAACCCCTGCCTGGAATCCGATTCGGCATAAACGCCGAATCGCGATCAAGTTTGATAAATTGCGCAATACCCAACAAACCGGCAAACTAAGCCTTATGAAAACGCTAAGTACACCAGAAGCTTTCGCGCCGGGATATCCCCTCGACCCAGGCATCTACGACGAAATGTTGGACGAGACCGGCCGAGTGCGGCCGCATTGGGCGCATCTGATGCAGGCCTTGCAGCAACTCGGGCCACGAGAAGTCGGGCTACGCCACCTGGAAGCCCTGAAACTGCTGCGCGAAAACGGCGTCACCTACAACGTCTACGGCGATCCGGACGGCATCAACCGTCCCTGGCAACTCGACCCGGTACCGCTACTATTGTCCGGCGACGAATGGTTCGATATCGAGGCCGGCTTATTGCAACGCGCCGAACTGTTGAACCTGATCCTGGCAGACTTATATGGTCCACGCGAGTTGATCAAGAAAAACCTGCTACCGCTGGAACTAATCTATAACCACGGCGGCTTCCTGCGGGTTTGCGATCAAGTGTTCCTGCCAGGCCAACATCAACTGGTGTTGTACGCCACCGACCTGGCCCGTGGCCCGGACAAAAAAATGTGGGTATTGGGCGACCGCACCCAAGCACCCTCGGGCGCCGGCTATGCACTGGAAAACCGGATGGCGATGTCGCGCGTCTTGCCCAGTCTGTTCCGCGACACGCATGTCCACCGGCTGGCGCGTTTCTTTCAATCTCTGCGCGCCGGCCTGAACGCCATCGCCCCCAGCGACGCCGAAATCCCGCGCATCGTAGTGCTAACCCCCGGCCCGCTGAACGAAACCTTCTTTGAACATGCTTATTTAGCCTCTTATCTAGGTTATCCCTTGGTACAAGGCGACGACCTGACCGTCCGCGACGGCTATGTCTGGCTGAAATCGCTAGTCGGTCTGCAACGGGTTGACGTGATTGTGCGCCGGGTCGACGACAATTACTGCGACCCCTTGGAATTGCGCGAAGACTCCCGACTGGGCGTCCCCGGCTTGTTGGACGTCGCCAGACGCGGCAATGTCGCCATCGCCAATCCGCTGGGCAGCGGCGTGCTGGAAAATCCCGGAATCATGCCCTTCCTGCCTGGGATCGCCAAACACTTCCTCGGCCAAGCGCTGAAACTGAACTCGATCGCCACCTGGTGGTGCGGCCAGGCCCGCGAACTGAATTATGTGCTGGCCAATTTGGAACGGCTGGTGATCAAACCGATCTACCGCAAACCTGGCGAACACTCGGTGTTCGGCCATCAACTCAGCCGGACGCAGTTGGCGACCTGGCGCGAGCGAATCCGCGCCCGACCGGCCATGTACGTGGGTCAGGAATATGAGAGCTTTTCCACGGTACCGTCGTTGATTGCCTGCGGCTACGAACCACGCCCCACGCTGCTGCGTTGTTTCATGGTGGCGCGCGCCGACGGCTATGCCTTGCTGCCGGGCGGCTTGACCCGTAGCGCCCCGCAATACGGCGACATGTTGATCACCAGCCAAATGGGCAGCATCAGCAAGGACACCTGGGTGATCGCCACCGAGCCGCAACACGCTGCGATCCAGGCCAAACAGAGCAACAGCGGAGTGGCTAACCACGGCAACGCTCTGCCCAGCCGGGCAGCGGACAATATTTTCTGGGTGGGCCGCAATGCCGAACGCGCGGAAGGCGGCGTGCGCCTGCTGCGCGCCACCATCAAAAAACTGTTCATCAATCCCGACTGCGATAATCCGGATTACCAACACAGCCTTCAGACTCTGCTGTGTTGCGTGACCAGTATGACCGGCACCTACCCCGGATTTTTTGCCGAGGATAACGATAGTCTGCTACAAGCACCCGAAACCGAACTGCTGGCGGTGGTGACGGCCGAAAACCGTATTGGCAGTTTGGCCAACACCGTGGCCAGAATGGCACAATCGGGTTATGCGGTGCGCGATTTGTGGTCGTCCGACACCTGGCGGGTGATAGACGAGATCGAGGAACAAATCACCGAAGCCCGGCGGCTAGGCAAAACCGGTTTATGGTCGATGCAGGAACAGATGGACCAGTTGATTACCACCTTATCGGCGTTCAGCGGCTTGGTGATGGAAAGCATGACGCGCGGTAACGGCTGGCTGTTTCTGGACATCGGCCGGCGGCTGGAGCGCGGCTTGCAGCTAGTTTCGGTATTAAGAACCGCATTTGCGATGGCGCAAAGCGAAGCGGCGGAAACCCGCTTGATCGAATCCTTATTGGACACCAGCGATAATCTGATCTGCTACCGCCAGCATTACCGCAGTAATCTGGAACTGGGATCGTTTCTGGAATTATTGTTGATGGACCCGAATAACCCGCGCTCGCTGGCCTATCAAATCAACCGACTGCAGGAGCATGTCGGCAAACTGCCGCGCGAAACCGACAAGCGCCGGATCAGCCCAGCGGAGCGGCTATTGTTGGAGGCCAGCTGTATTCTGAATATCGCCAATATCGAAGACTTGCTGAGCGTATCCGAAGCCGGCATCCGCGAAACGCTCGATCAACATCTCGGCAAAATCTACGCGCTGTTGGCCGCGCTGTCCGATACCCTGACGTCTACCTATTTTC harbors:
- a CDS encoding circularly permuted type 2 ATP-grasp protein gives rise to the protein MKTLSTPEAFAPGYPLDPGIYDEMLDETGRVRPHWAHLMQALQQLGPREVGLRHLEALKLLRENGVTYNVYGDPDGINRPWQLDPVPLLLSGDEWFDIEAGLLQRAELLNLILADLYGPRELIKKNLLPLELIYNHGGFLRVCDQVFLPGQHQLVLYATDLARGPDKKMWVLGDRTQAPSGAGYALENRMAMSRVLPSLFRDTHVHRLARFFQSLRAGLNAIAPSDAEIPRIVVLTPGPLNETFFEHAYLASYLGYPLVQGDDLTVRDGYVWLKSLVGLQRVDVIVRRVDDNYCDPLELREDSRLGVPGLLDVARRGNVAIANPLGSGVLENPGIMPFLPGIAKHFLGQALKLNSIATWWCGQARELNYVLANLERLVIKPIYRKPGEHSVFGHQLSRTQLATWRERIRARPAMYVGQEYESFSTVPSLIACGYEPRPTLLRCFMVARADGYALLPGGLTRSAPQYGDMLITSQMGSISKDTWVIATEPQHAAIQAKQSNSGVANHGNALPSRAADNIFWVGRNAERAEGGVRLLRATIKKLFINPDCDNPDYQHSLQTLLCCVTSMTGTYPGFFAEDNDSLLQAPETELLAVVTAENRIGSLANTVARMAQSGYAVRDLWSSDTWRVIDEIEEQITEARRLGKTGLWSMQEQMDQLITTLSAFSGLVMESMTRGNGWLFLDIGRRLERGLQLVSVLRTAFAMAQSEAAETRLIESLLDTSDNLICYRQHYRSNLELGSFLELLLMDPNNPRSLAYQINRLQEHVGKLPRETDKRRISPAERLLLEASCILNIANIEDLLSVSEAGIRETLDQHLGKIYALLAALSDTLTSTYFRHGDAPQSLS